One part of the Aspergillus luchuensis IFO 4308 DNA, chromosome 5, nearly complete sequence genome encodes these proteins:
- a CDS encoding uncharacterized protein (COG:G;~EggNog:ENOG410PH6P;~InterPro:IPR015377,IPR036462,IPR036663,IPR011234, IPR005959;~PFAM:PF09298,PF01557;~go_function: GO:0003824 - catalytic activity [Evidence IEA];~go_function: GO:0004334 - fumarylacetoacetase activity [Evidence IEA];~go_process: GO:0009072 - aromatic amino acid family metabolic process [Evidence IEA]): MTLTETPFTIDNLPYGVISTAETPTPRCATVLEDDVIDLSALEKDGYFKSIPGFKGEVFSMPTLNKFASLPKEAHVQTRAALVDLLSDNDIRKKYAIPLSKVQNHLPMETKNFSDFYCSFEHTRNCSELFSLKPPASWFVIPSVYNGRQSSLRISGTPIRRPWGVTLDSNKPNDPPAFRPSARFDFELEMGVYLSHPLPPGEILNINNAKDHIFGLVILNDWSARDIQTYEMAPLGPFHSKGSGTSISPWIVPIEALEGSYCNARVQDPAPLKHLAWKGRETEATFDIELKARVISKPSPHRSLTSPLHPWTTMTRY, translated from the exons ATGACCCTAACCGAGACGCCCTTCACCATCGACAACCTTCCCTACGGTGTAATCTCCACCGCGGAGACACCAACTCCAAGATGCGCGACTGTTCTGGAGGACGATGTCATAGATCTGAGTGCACTTGAGAAGGATGGATATTTCAAGTCAATTCCGGGATTCAAAGGCGAAGTTTTCTCTATG CCAACTTTGAACAAGTTCGCCTCTCTTCCCAAAGAAGCCCACGTACAGACCAGAGCAGCGCTTGTCGACCTTCTCTCCGACAATGATATCCGCAAAAAATATGCCATTCCCCTCTCAAAAGTGCAAAACCACCTCCCAATGGAAACCAAGAACTTCAGCGACTTTTACTGTTCGTTCGAACACACCAGAAAC TGCTCCGAACTCTTCTCTCTGAAGCCTCCAGCCTCATGGTTCGTCATCCCCTCCGTCTACAACGGACGACAAAGCAGTCTCCGCATCTCCGGTACTCCTATCCGACGACCCTGGGGCGTGACGCTCGACTCCAACAAACCCAACGACCCACCAGCTTTCAGACCCAGCGCACGCTTCGACTTTGAGTTAGAAATGGGCGTTTACCTatcccatccactccccCCAGGCGAGatcctcaacatcaacaacgcaAAGGACCACATCTTCGGATTGGTCATCCTGAATGACTGGTCTGCAAGGGATATCCAGACATACGAGATGGCACCACTGGGCCCATTCCACAGCAAGGGCTCGGGAACGAGCATCTCACCATGGATTGTACCTATCGAGGCACTGGAGGGGTCATACTGTAATGCGAGGGTGCAGGACCCGGCACCCTTGAAACACCTAGCATGGAAGGGCAGAGAAACCGAGGCAACATTCGATATTGAATTGAAAGCGAGGGTTATCAGTAAGCCTTCCCCTCACCGCTCCTTGACATCGCCCCTCCATCCTTGGACCACCATGACACGATACTGA